Proteins encoded together in one Mobula birostris isolate sMobBir1 chromosome 21, sMobBir1.hap1, whole genome shotgun sequence window:
- the LOC140185866 gene encoding G-protein coupled receptor 26-like: MGTVEVILSFFVVVLMIVSLLSNVLVLICFLCSAEIRKQVPAMFIINLTLSNLLMTVLNMPLTLVGIISKEQPGVDTVCRIVGFLETFLVTNSMLSMAALSTDRWIAVVFPLSYNSKMRYKDAAIMLSYTWFHSLCFPVVAVCLSWVGYNHLYASCTLSQTRTDDRIQFVVFTVVFHTLSFLLSLVVLCFTYLKVLKVARFHCKRIDVITMQTLVLLVDIHPSVRQRCLEEQKRRRQRATKKISTFIGTFILCFAPYVITRLVELSETIPINPYWGVLSKCLAYSKAVSDPFVYSLLRHQYKKTWMDIINRLLKRSSLNSSALTGETQNSNFVQTDE, from the exons ATGGGCACAGTGGAAGTCATCTTATCTTTCTTTGTAGTAGTTTTGATGATCGTGTCGTTGCTTTCCAACGTCCTGGTGCTGATCTGCTTCCTCTGCAGCGCAGAGATCCGCAAACAGGTTCCTGCGATGTTTATCATCAATCTGACCCTTAGCAACTTGTTGATGACGGTGCTAAACATGCCGTTGACTTTGGTGGGGATTATCAGCAAAGAGCAACCCGGAGTCGATACCGTGTGCCGAATAGTAGGCTTCCTGGAGACTTTCTTGGTCACGAATTCCATGTTGAGCATGGCTGCTCTGAGTACTGACAGATGGATTGCTGTCGTTTTCCCTCTAAGTTACAATTCCAAAATGCGCTACAAAGACGCTGCCATCATGCTGAGTTACACGTGGTTCCACTCCCTCTGCTTTCCCGTGGTGGCAGTCTGCCTCTCCTGGGTCGGATACAACCACCTGTACGCCTCCTGCACCCTCAGCCAAACCCGAACTGACGACCGGATCCAGTTTGTGGTTTTCACTGTAGTTTTTCACACCCTCAGTTTCCTGCTTTCGCTAGTGGTGCTGTGTTTCACCTATCTGAAAGTGCTGAAAGTGGCGCGATTTCACTGCAAGAGGATAGATGTAATCACCATGCAGACACTAGTGTTACTGGTGGACATCCATCCAAG TGTAAGGCAACGCTGCCTGGAAGAGCAGAAGCGACGAAGACAACGAGCAACAAAGAAGATCAGTACTTTCATCGGTACCTTtatactgtgctttgcaccttatGTAATTACAAG GCTGGTGGAGTTATCTGAGACAATACCAATCAATCCATACTGGGGAGTTCTTTCCAAATGTCTGGCTTACAGCAAAGCTGTCTCAGACCCCTTTGTATACTCTTTGCTGCGACATCAGTATAAGAAGACATGGATGGACATTATCAATAGGCTACTGAAAAGAAGCTCCTTGAACTCCTCTGCACTAACAGGTGAAACACAAAATAGCAATTTTGTACAAACAGATGAatga